The Ascaphus truei isolate aAscTru1 chromosome 12, aAscTru1.hap1, whole genome shotgun sequence region gcacacatacaaacactgactgacacatacacacactgactgacacacatacacatactgactgacacgcatacacgcacacacacacacatacacacacatacacatacacgcacagactgacacgcatatacacactgactgacatgcatacacacactgactgacacgcatacatacacacacacatacacacacatacacacacagactgacacacatacacacacacactgactgacacacacacacacacacacacacacacacacacacacacacacacacacacacacacacacacacacacacacacacacacacacacacacacacacacacacacacacacacacactgactgactgactgactgactgactgactgacacacacacacacacacacacacacacacacacacactgactgacacgcatacacacactgactgacacacacacacacacacacgcatacacacactgactgacacgcatacacacactgactgacaagcatacacacactggctgacacacatacacacacacgcatacacacactgactgacacacatacacacactgactgacacgcatacacacactgactgacatgcatacacacactaactgacacgcatacacacactgacacgcatacacacacagattgacacacatacacacacacactgactgacacacatacacacacacacacactgacacacatacacactgactgacacacatatacactgactgacacacatacacacacattgactgacacccacccacatacactgactgacacacacacacacacacacacacacacacacacacacacacacacacacacacacacacacacacacacacacacacacacacacacacacacacacactgactgacacacatacacacactgactgacacacatgcacacactgactgacacacatacacacactgactgacaaacatacacacactaactgacacatacacacacacacactgacaccaatacacacacatacacacacagactgacacacatacacacacacacacacacacacacacacacacacacagactgacacacatacacatactgactgacacgcatacacgcacacacacacacatacacacacatacacatacacacacagactgacacgcatatacacactgactgacatgcatacacacactgactgacacgcatacatacacacacacatacacacacatacacacacagactgacacacatacacacacacactgactgacacacacacacacacacacacacacacacacacacacacacacacacacacacacacacacacacactgactgactgactgactgactgactgactgacacacacacacacacacacacacacacactgactgacacgcatacacacactgactgacacacatacacacacacacgcatacacacactgactgacacgcatacacacactgactgacaagcatacacacactggctgacacacatacacacacacgcatacacacactgactgacacacatacacacactgactgacacgcatacacacactgactgacatgcatacacacactaactgacacgcatacacacactgacacgcatacacacacagattgacacacatacacacacacactgactgacacacacacacacacacacacacacacacacacactgactgacacgcatacacacactgactgacacacatacacacacacacgcatacacacactgactgacacgcatacacacactgactgacaagcatacacacactggctgacacacatacacacacacgcatacacacactgactgacacacatacacacactgactgacacgcatacacacactgactgacatgcatacacacactaactgacacgcatacacacactgacacgcatacacacacagattgacacacatacacacacacactgactgacacacatacacacacacacacactgacacacatacacactgactgacacacatatacactgactgacacacatacacacacattgactgacacacacccacatacactgactgacacacacacacacacacacacacacacacacacacacacacacacacacacacacacacacacacacacacacacacacacacacacacacacacactgactgacacacatacacacactgactgacacacatgcacacactgactgacacacatacacacactgactgacaaacatacacacactaactgacacatacacacacacacactgacaccaatacacacacatacacacacagactgacacacatacacacacacacacacacacacacacacagactgacacacatacacatactgactgacacgcatacacgcacacacacacacatacacacacatacacatacacacacagactgacacgcatatacacactgactgacatgcatacacacactgactgacacgcatacatacacacacacatacacacacatacacacacagactgacacacatacacacacacactgactgacacacacacacacacacacacacacacacacacacacacacacacacacacacacacacacacacactgactgactgactgactgactgactgacacacacacacacacacacacacacacacactgactgacacgcatacacacactgactgacacacatacacacacacacgcatacacacactgactgacacgcatacacacactgactgacaagcatacacacactggctgacacacatacacacacacgcatacacacactgactgacacacatacacacactgactgacacgcatacacacactgactgacatgcatacacacactaactgacacgcatacacacactgacacgcatacacacacagattgacacacatacacacacacactgactgacacacatacacacacacacacactgacacacatacacactgactgacacacatatacactgactgacacacatacacacacattgactgacacacacccacatacactgactgacacacacacacacacacacacacacacacacacacacacacacacacacacacacacacacacacacacacacacacacactgactgacacacatacacacactgactgacacacacgcacacactgactgacacacatacacacactgggcctcatgcagtaagcgacgattatgtgaaatcggcaagcttatcgattagtcatgttattggcgtttttccctctccgtatgcagtaagtgccgaatacattcaaaatcaaccagaaaacaaatccgcccactctcacgatgatgagccgatcacacacaggtgtatcggcgtgcgtggcggggtgctgttaggttgcacaatcacaaatcttgctgaatcaggcgaaacaagcatgtttttgattgcgcgccatatttaaaggcaacgtgtactgctaatcattctctgtgttgttgggagtgagagagagagagagacgcacagagctggacgattgaagatttgcatattgactgagagacttgttgtgtattgggtgagctttgtcctttgttgttttgtttacatctttgtcttgttttatatgtggaagtgggtcgtgtgattgcctgtacatttcttgtctgttttttgtgagtgctggaagtatgcccgcaaagcgtgggaagagtgatgctggtgggagtgggagtgctactcgtgcgagtacgcgtcggagtgaacgttctgttcaggggagtgatgttgctggtgcaccgagtggtgttgctgggagtgggagtgctgttgttgggagtgggagtgctggtgctgcgagtggtgttgctgggagtgggagtgctgttgttgggagtgggagtgctgttgttgggagtgggagtgctgttgctgtgagtgggagtgctggtgctgggagtgggagtgctgttgctgtgagtgggagtgctggtgctgggagtgctggtgctaggagtgtgagtgctggtgctaggagtgtgagtgctggtgctaggagtgtgagtgctggtgctaggagtgggagtgctggtgctgggagtgctgctggtggcgcagttgctgatggggtgtctggtggtggcgtgcttgctggtggccagcttttggaggctcttccattggaagaaggagagtccagtcagcaccagccaagctctgaccctaaacctgctcggaaaaaacgtgtggagaagccacgtaatcctcgcttcaatgaccaggaaaatagggctcttgtcactggcattctggagcactatgacagtctctatggacatttagtaggtaagtgtaactttacatttattattcaaatacatgtgatcctaggtcatctgagttttgttcatatgcaaatatgggtacacaatatctttctatgttcattagtgtggaaacacagctttttatcatgccttacaaggacaaataaacacaggcggtcaatttgccagaactgcatacaatatgaatgcaaccttgcttacatgtataggtttagtagtgaatgctcatgtgcttcacatattacacataaaacagcatgtttgctatctcttggaacagctagcagtgtaggaaactggtgcttatattattattaatttacctcatatcttttatatgtttttcaagggcggacaagtgcagcaagcaaaaaagaaatgtgggacacaatagtcattggtgtcaatgcctgtgggaatagtgtcagggacaagtatcattgtcggaaaagatttgatgatattaggtccaaattgaaaaagaaaatacaagaccaacgcgtgcatgctactggcactggaggtgggcccacaccacaacgtctcatattgactccattggaggagctgcttcggccaaaattacttaccgtcgtcgtggaaggcttggctggtgaccgtgacattggaatttatccgtcacaatttccagcaggtgataaatattactgtactaggcgtgtcgttgcttacagttattttgcatatttacactgctttttatactgtcttcacaatataagcatacctgcatctatatatgtatatgtctgattctgtatatatatatctcaaaatagacatatatgtagtagtcctactaaaagcagtaactaatatagcacgtgccattgcgtgctcatttacatgtgaattcccaaaatgcatagctgcagtggaagcaattgatggtgggcgaagatggggaacaacagggtagtacacatgtgtaacacatgttaatcagaaattattagtagctacaggtacagaacagaaatatgtatcatattattgtgtattttattgattttactccgacaaacatgacattactgcctattttaagcatgcatcaaagaaattgcatgtaacggcctacaaacatcactggcactaacacatctatagttgcttatgaaaaggtccatttttgctttatgtcatatacagacagcataatgaggcacacgtatcatatgttatgtcattgttttcataacttaaacactgcagatgactacttagctcatctaccattgtgttaaagcagctgcaattaatatctcatcacagcatacacttcaacagagggggtggggttcagcacacacactaattacagcctcatttcacggtcaacttagttcacaccatttgcacctgtttcaagtcattgaaaggtgtggctgattaggctttttggggaagggaatacctttcttacaacctgaatagcacaactgaagttaatcacactcatttgaaagcttaactctagctactaaatgccccaacaactcattacttatcaaagcgtacgtcacacattagttcactcatatctatagttgaactactatgaaagacacattatcacacactgcatgtgttgtcttgttgagtcacagccacattcaggtgtgccacatcttcgattaatgtaccacacatatcctctaccaaaaacaacactttttgcaatatgaccaccttcatgataaccattgtgaatggtcatctcatgatagttatgtacattatgatactgatatcactacacaacatatgatttttatgtactcatttaatctatttatcctcacgcattactgcagaaacatagtatgttgtatgttagggaactcaaaaattctaagtacacaggcatgtacagtgttattacaactatttatgttcactttcacacacattttcggttaaggaactgatgttgttagttaatcataaatacagaacatacaataagtgtttgttcaatatttacacatgtaaatgtaaaacttatgttattgttatatatagttgcccctggaggacatgtgtcacctgagatggaacaagtgtcttcacctgggtcagccagctcaacactactagaaggtgagtgtatcatttgctggccatataatatgtgctcttctatatgttatgttgtcatgtgcattatttgttttgcacatcttctttaaataggattacttagtgtcagtgaaaattaagtgtaaggcaacatgtattgtgttagtgatgttaattatcatgtaggacttctgagtttagagcaacttttcattcattcatatttcatactgagtccaaacattattcgtaagtcaaggtagtttttaatgaggttataaaacgtatgctaacatgttaggtgttacttaggacacagtacaattacatagtaacacagcatacattaacatgccatttaataatgtgtacatttctttttagaacatcatggtgatgaggatgatgagtatgatgaggatgacgccacagaagagactgaaatacaatcatgtgaccatgaagaggtgccaatagaaactgttgtaccgccaaatcgtccatcaacttccacatacgatgcaattgtagcttcagagggaaaaatagtggacgcagaaaatcgtcgccattcagacatgatgacagtgctggaaaggatgattggactgcaggaagaaacagtatcacaattggcacatctccacagagtcttcattgaagtgcctaaacagttgcaaaaaatcaacacctcattcgaagcattagttgttcagcaaacacaagctaattactggagaatgactaatgtaccacaattcaacacctcccagccaggatctgttcatgcaggtcagttttcaccacattcatctgatattcattcaccaggcccaaatgttaccggtcaagtagcagacattgctgtgcaggttcctgatgacatcctaccgctgccatctgtacaaattcagcagcagacacctacaaaggaggcgacaaaaacaaaacaagacacacatgaaacagaccaaccatcacttgtgcagtgtctaccaacttgctcacatgtgtcactgggcacaagccctgtccgtgaacagtcactacccaaaagccctgtaggtgagtcgctgcccaaaagccctgtaggtgaatcgctgcccaaaagccctgtaggtgagtcgctgcccaaaagccctgtaggtgaatcgctgcccaaaagccctgtaggtgaatcgctgcccaaaagccctgtaggtgaatcactgcccacaagccctgtaggtgagtcactggccacaagccctgtaggtgagtcactggccacaagccccgtaggtgaacagtcactggccacaagccctgcccgtgaagtgccagaggccactcaaagtggctctgttgtgcctaaagttggtggcaaaagaaaaaggaaaattcaagagacaacaagcaggcctgttactcgctcgcaaaaggaacaaaaaaaataaatgttataattcagaaaatatgtctttggccttgttttgttgacttcagattatctaattactattgtatgtatgctgaagactgtgttgtttccaaactttcaactatgttcttgtacacgtgaagttttggaaatgttaacactcataattaattgtgttataaatatttatgttgtaatcgtctgttcagtaatggtccaccaggagccagttgctaagtttagagaagctgccattgactttgcagcaaaacattgcatttgggtgtgttaattgatgtaagaattgcatatgcatattagtcacatgcaattattaaaacacctaagtaactgcaaacatctttcttgtacgtgtacagcaggattatgtgtaaattattacttacctttgccttgcttggccattgtaattttgtcctttaatcagttgtgtgttcgtttctataacatctcagaatgtataataatatatatatacacacacacacacacacacacactgagtgagtgtgagtgtgagtgtgtgagtgtatatatatatatatatatatatatatatatatatatatatatatatatatatatatatatatatatatatatatatatatatatatatatatatatagtactatataaactggtatacacaaactaatacacttcatgcttccttgtgaaaacactattttaataatacaggcctaatgtttgagaaatatcctaagtatgagactctaacagtattgtgcttaaacaaatgtttattacttaattcaatcatgtttctcaccatttaaataggtttcatacaaggtatacttaatgccatcaatgttgtgtgtactcctgcaatataaaaaaaaaaaaaatattatatataaatatatatatatttttataagagatatatttatatatatatatatatatatatatatatatatatatatatatatatatatacacacgtatttaaactcatgcagacagggagttaaccagactttcacatacacacagaaatgtaagcggggaaaaaacatttctttttgcaggtgtgtttttactgatatgcctggctaagaaatattttcacacactggtctttgttagttttcaaaaaaacactatgtgaacgcattcacagtctagggatgtttttcacaaacgagataaaagaaggagaaatgtttctcccacagtcccatatcacgaaccacaactgttaacccaattagacaaacaaatccaattggcgtttgaaataaggagtcaaagtagttacttttgttgaccttgacaaggaaaaacaggagtttgttagccattcagcacattcattttgatgagcaaataacacagacctgcacacagcttttgtgctactcagacatggctgatgaattcgttaacaatattaatccccttttagggtataagtacatgatctgtgaagccatcttgaacagtcgcggacagaaagcaagcacacgccaaatcgatgatttcattcgagcaaaatatccttattaccaagaccgtaagcatgcacggaattttaattcctcaataagattcactttatcaagtaatgacttttttgaacgtgaccaggataagctacaacacacctatggtttctggaagattgccccggaaaaacaatttatcctgaaagacggcacttatattgtcgtgaaaggcatatttattcctaatggcaatagcaatgtatccgctactactgatccgtttgaatcgatacgtgctgcaatatctgcagcctccattcctgaaacccacattgtacaagaacaaaagtactatgattatgtaccaagcctttcagctgaaaatgcattggaatgggaaccggaagaaatgaacctacctcccgaccaattatttgaagaaagcagtggcgattcctatgagcgcatcctggaggagatatgtgccatactggattcagcggttgggttaagcgtggatgaaaatggcttgcatttctggagcgaccagttgcagccaggcgaagagttaattctagaagaatggtaaatataacaatcgttatgcgttgactctgcgtttaaattttttttttttttgtaaccaccattttcactttcaatgcgtggatacagcgtaacattgcagactgcataacatgtagcgatcacaaacaaattgtttcctaatacaatatagtaggacctgaaagagtagtacacattgctgacggaataaatatacgtactttcctatccctttaaacatattagcaacattttaccattactctaacacatacctgttttgttatcatgcaacatctacaacattgaaaaccgggtccaccacgtatgacgtgggacccttgtcatgggccaacgcgtccttaaaaaggattagtgatgtaagtcccgcccccaagcgacgtgcgcgcctcaaagcctattggctgtcatgttttgttatagtaacggtaactgcagtgtgtgatgcgtgcggctcagtgtttgtaggcgtaccctgggcgttagccgaatgttaattgagtgggaggagtgttagcgtgcgtttcacgctggcttaacatgacgtcacacgtattgcatttgcgcattgtgttatcggccgtgctttctgttcaaacacgtctgtttaaaaagaatacagatgtactcgtttagaacgaatgtagtttcgtcttcattgtatttgaaataaagatgttatgtttactggtattttcaacatgtattgaacgcacaacgtacgctttgttttgcgcatgcgctaacagttagtggagccaagcgtgaagtgcgtgcgcacacaaagatgtgcgcgcacatctttcagtatacaggcaacgttcacttcttatacatagttatgcctgctacaaatttaaagaaacattacatactgatgaacagttttacttctaacatataagtgagtgacgtgtgtatctacacaatcatatagagctgcgtaacgcgttgtcacggatgcatatctagtaaggtgccatctttgaccatcatgtgtttgctgtatttcagagatgtcggggaagatacaatcggatcaatgtatgatttcagaagagtctacctttatatgagatgattgt contains the following coding sequences:
- the LOC142464278 gene encoding uncharacterized protein LOC142464278; the protein is MEQVSSPGSASSTLLEEHHGDEDDEYDEDDATEETEIQSCDHEEVPIETVVPPNRPSTSTYDAIVASEGKIVDAENRRHSDMMTVLERMIGLQEETVSQLAHLHRVFIEVPKQLQKINTSFEALVVQQTQANYWRMTNVPQFNTSQPGSVHAGQFSPHSSDIHSPGPNVTGQVADIAVQVPDDILPLPSVQIQQQTPTKEATKTKQDTHETDQPSLVQCLPTCSHVSLGTSPVREQSLPKSPVGESLPKSPVGESLPKSPVGESLPKSPVGESLPKSPVGESLPKSPVGESLPTSPVGESLATSPVGESLATSPVGEQSLATSPAREVPEATQSGSVVPKVGGKRKRKIQETTSRPVTRSQKEQKK